One window from the genome of Nicotiana sylvestris chromosome 9, ASM39365v2, whole genome shotgun sequence encodes:
- the LOC104231294 gene encoding helicase-like transcription factor CHR28 isoform X2 has product MMMTDQSSQYSLPSEDSAVEFGMNFDELSMDIDDIWKIIDEDPDPSLPSMPEVFMPNDMGQGYSDLERASFSGGQFLGHIGVSPSSNSEASDSRTGVSDGSSDSAGNSNVDGGKLEFQLGIDSPVHSFCGNLTERRPGQDNDWSTHKDNLSRCTSSNVQQERLLLSQSTIENKLRTSETLAAEETSSIEVAASPNDEPYAGFSLCQSSDTLPESWDKFPQTFHADSFSKPAALNNLDFEMLSHNDKMLNIMDGQLDHTTGIADSDTMAYENWTRTGEGVQQVPECYMTANFGVGELSAYRSGGIQTSLNNGILSSRLRDSNKVQKMFPQPLPFSGSSFLIQNHQLHRRNDKNELIGGADIPTVSGLSNSFVPAPATAFSSTDFMVYPKVENDILQYDRSSHHLDNFKKASLEKIILVPQDHHTDVKGRELPVSLSSTSMKKQFSCAMLEKGQKHSSLKFTGSRLSTTTHRGAQRSLLPQRSHSEDDDDLCILEDISAPAKANPCANGKALVALQRTTITNSFIPAEVGQMRPKSNDELVIYRAALQDLSQPKSEENPPDGLLAVPLLRHQRIALSWMVKKEKAGVPCCGGILADDQGLGKTVSTIALILKERSPSSRVSTAMARQIKTETLNLDDDDISSELDKSKLGAYSYQVNDNSSTGSKTSMHTKGRPAAGTLIVCPTSVLRQWSEELHNKVTSKANLSVLVYHGSNRTKDPIELAKYDVVVTTYSIVSMEVPKQPLVEDDDETGKGTHESPSSKKRKSPSSSKKSSSKAKKEVEKELLEATARPLAKVGWYRIVLDEAQSIKNYRTQVARACWGLRAKRRWCLSGTPIQNAVDDLYSYFRFLKYDPYAVYKQFCSTIKFPIQKHPTTGYRKLQAVLKTVMLRRTKGTFIDGEPIINLPPKRIILRKVDFTDEERDFYCRLESESRAQFAEYAAAGTVKQNYVNILLMLLRLRQACDHPLLVGGSNSGSVWRSSIEEAKKLPREKLTVLLNCLEGSLAICGICSDPPEDAVVTVCGHVFCNQCICEHLSGDDTKCPVSACKTQLSVSSVFSKAMLSDSLSDQPSLQKNPDCAGSEVAESSICSPYDSSKIKAALQMLQSLSKPKACTMRDCISRSDDEGTSPSENKCDNHAEESRMNTSSKDTTTIVGEKAIVFSQWTGMLDLLETCLKSSSIQYRRLDGTMSVLARDKAVKDFNTLPEVSVMIMSLKAASLGLNMVAACHVLLLDLWWNPTTEDQAIDRAHRIGQTRPVSVLRLTVKDTVEDRILALQQKKREMVASAFGEDETGSRQTRLTVEDLEYLFKI; this is encoded by the exons ATGATGATGACGGACCAGTCATCGCAGTATTCGTTACCATCGGAGGATTCCGCGGTCGAATTTGGGATGAATTTTGATGAGCTAAGCATGGATATTGACGATATATGGAAAATTATTGACGAGGACCCCGATCCTTCTCTGCCG AGTATGCCAGAGGTTTTTATGCCAAATGACATGGGACAAG GTTATTCAGATTTGGAGAGAGCTTCATTTTCTGGGGGTCAATTTCTTGGACACATTGGAGTCTCCCCTTCTTCCAACTCAGAAGCTTCAGATTCTAGGACAGGTGTTTCAGATGGTTCATCTGATTCTGCAGGGAATTCAAATGTTGATGGTGGGAAGCTTGAGTTTCAATTAGGGATAGACTCTCCGGTACACAGTTTCTGTGGAAACCTGACTGAACGGAGGCCTGGTCAGGACAATGACTGGTCCACTCATAAGGATAATCTCTCTCGGTGTACTTCATCTAATGTCCAACAAGAAA GGTTGCTGCTAAGCCAATCAACTATAGAGAACAAGTTGAGAACCTCAGAAACATTAGCTGCAGAAGAAACATCAAGCATTGAAGTAGCTGCATCTCCAAATGATGAACCCTACGCTGGGTTCAGTTTATGTCAGAGTTCTGATACTTTGCCCGAAAGTTGGGACAAGTTTCCACAAACTTTCCATGCAGATTCTTTCTCGAAGCCGGCTGCACTAAATAACCTTGATTTTGAAATGCTGTCTCACAATGATAAGATGCTAAATATAATGGACGGACAATTGGACCATACAACTGGGATTGCAGACTCAGATACAATGGCATATGAGAATTGGACAAGAACAGGTGAAGGAGTTCAGCAGGTTCCTGAGTGTTATATGACTGCAAATTTTGGTGTTGGGGAGCTCAGTGCCTATCGTAGTGGTGGTATCCAAACATCATTAAATAATGGCATCTTGTCCTCCAGGTTAAGAGACAGCAATAAGGTGCAAAAGATGTTTCCTCAGCCTTTGCCTTTCAGTGGGTCAAGTTTCCTTATTCAAAACCACCAGTTACATAGAAGGAATGACAAAAATGAACTGATAGGTGGTGCTGATATACCTACAGTTTCTGGGCTCTCAAATTCATTTGTTCCTGCTCCTGCAACTGCTTTTTCAAGTACCGATTTTATGGTTTATCCAAAGGTTGAAAATGATATACTTCAGTATGATAGGTCTTCTCATCACCTTGATAATTTCAAAAAAGCTTCTTTAGAAAAAATCATTCTGGTTCCTCAGGATCACCACACTGATGTGAAGGGTAGAGAACTGCCTGTCTCATTATCATCAACTTCAATGAAGAAGCAGTTCAGCTGTGCAATGTTAGAAAAGGGGCAAAAGCACAGTTCTTTAAAATTTACTGGTTCTCGCCTATCTACAACCACTCATCGAGGAGCTCAGCGAAGCTTGTTGCCTCAAAGAAGCCAtagtgaggatgatgatgatctGTGCATTCTCGAGGATATAAGTGCACCTGCAAAGGCAAATCCATGTGCTAATGGCAAGGCTCTTGTTGCTCTACAGCGTACTACAATTACTAACTCTTTCATTCCAGCTGAAGTGGGACAAATGAGGCCGAAGTCAAATGATGAGCTTGTTATTTATCGAGCTGCCTTGCAG GATCTTTCTCAGCCGAAATCAGAAGAAAATCCACCCGATGGTCTTTTGGCTGTTCCTCTATTGAGACACCAG CGCATTGCTTTATCATGGATGGTCAAGAAGGAAAAAGCTGGTGTACCCTGTTGTGGTGGGATTCTTGCTGACGATCAG GGACTTGGGAAAACTGTATCAACAATTGCACTTATACTCAAAGAAAGGTCTCCATCTTCGAGAGTTTCTACAGCCATGGCCAGACAAATTAAAACGGAGACATTGAATTTGGACGATGATGATATTTCATCTGAGCTTGACAAGTCAAAGCTAGGTGCCTATTCTTATCAAGTCAATGATAATTCTAGCACAGGCAGTAAAACTTCTATGCATACAAAAGGGAGGCCTGCTGCGGGCACCCTTATCGTTTGTCCTACCAGTGTCCTTCGTCAGTGGTCTGAGGAGTTACACAATAAGGTAACAAGCAAAGCAAATCTTTCTGTCCTAGTATACCATGGTAGCAATAGAACAAAGGACCCTATTGAACTAGCAAAGTACGATGTGGTGGTCACAACTTATTCAATAGTAAGCATGGAGGTCCCTAAGCAGCCTCTTGTGGAAGATGATGATGAGACAGGAAAAGGAACTCATGAATCACCTTCTAGTAAAAAGAGAAAATCTCCTTCGAGCTCAAAGAAAAGTTCATCAAAGGCAAAAAAAGAAGTGGAGAAGGAATTGCTTGAAGCCACTGCGCGCCCTCTTGCAAAGGTGGGATGGTACAGGATCGTGCTGGATGAGGCTCAAAGCATCAAGAATTACAGAACCCAAGTAGCTAGGGCTTGTTGGGGTCTTCGTGCTAAACGTAGATGGTGTTTGTCAGGGACACCTATCCAAAACGCAGTTGATGACCTTTACAGTTACTTCAGATTTCTCAAATATGACCCATATGCAGTGTATAAACAATTCTGCTCCACAATAAAGTTTCCAATCCAGAAACATCCAACAACCGGGTACAGAAAGCTGCAAGCAGTGCTTAAGACTGTTATGCTTCGTCGCACTAAAG GTACATTTATTGATGGAGAACCCATTATCAACCTTCCACCGAAACGAATTATACTGAGAAAAGTTGATTTTACTGATGAGGAACGAGATTTCTACTGCAGACTTGAATCTGAATCACGTGCTCAGTTTGCT GAATATGCTGCTGCCGGGACAGTCAAACAAAATTATGTCAACATACTGCTGATGCTTTTACGCCTGAGACAAGCTTGTGATCACCCTCTTCTTGTTGGAGGGTCCAACTCTGGTTCTGTTTGGAGATCATCTATTGAGGAGGCCAAGAAATTACCGCGAGAGAAACTAACTGTTCTTTTGAATTGTTTGGAAGGTTCTTTAGCAATTTGTGGCATTTGCAGT GACCCCCCTGAAGATGCTGTTGTAACAGTTTGTGGACATGTCTTTTGCAATCAGTGTATTTGTGAACATCTAAGCGGCGATGACACTAAGTGTCCTGTATCAGCTTGCAAAACTCAGCTGAGCGTTTCTTCAGTTTTCTCTAAAGCAATGTTAAGTGATTCTCTATCTGATCAGCCCAGTCTGCAAAAGAACCCCGACTGTGCTGGCTCTGAAGTGGCTGAAAGTTCAATTTGTAGCCCATATGACTCATCCAAGATTAAAGCTGCTCTTCAGATGCTGCAATCTCTGTCTAAACCGAAGGCGTGCACTATGAGGGACTGCATTTCAAGATCAGATGATGAAGGAACTTCTCCGTCAGAAAATAAATGTGATAATCATGCAGAAGAATCTAGGATGAATACAAGTTCCAAAGATACAACCACAATCGTTGGAGAGAAGGCAATTGTCTTTTCTCAGTGGACGGGGATGTTGGATTTGCTTGAAACTTGTCTGAAGAGTTCCTCAATTCAGTACCGTAGACTTGACGGAACAATGTCTGTTCTTGCTAGAGATAAGGCTGTGAAAGATTTTAACACACTTCCTGAG GTATCAGTCATGATTATGTCTCTGAAAGCTGCAAGCCTTGGACTGAACATGGTTGCAGCTTGTCATGTTCTTCTCTTGGACCTTTGGTGGAACCCTACCACTGAAGATCAAGCAATCGACAGGGCGCATCGGATTGGACAGACCCGTCCTGTTTCAGTTTTGCGGTTGACTGTAAAAGATACAGTTGAAGATCGCATATTGGCTCTTCAG caaaagaaaagagaaatggTTGCTTCTGCATTCGGAGAGGATGAGACTGGTAGCCGACAGACTCGTCTCACTGTGGAGGACTTGGAGTACCTTTTCAAGATTTAA
- the LOC104231305 gene encoding caffeoylshikimate esterase, whose product MEENQNNKSPQTQLYYWGNTPTEQDYYNLQGIKSTKSFFTSPRNLTLFTRSWLPSAKNPPRGIIFMVHGYGNDISWTFQATPIHLAKNGFACFALDLEGHGQSQGLKAYVPNVNFVIDDCLSFYNFVLTQNPEFQDLPKFLYGESMGGAICLLIHLKSPSMFNGAILIAPMCKISDKVRPRWPIPQFLTILARFAPTLAIVPTADLLDKSVKVPEKKIIGGMNPNRYVGKPRLGTVLELLRVTDYVSSKLCDVNLPFLILHGSADVVTDPEVSRELYQLAKCKDKTLKIYEGMMHSLLFGETDENVEIVRSDILAWLNDRC is encoded by the coding sequence ATGGAGGAAAACCAAAACAACAAATCTCCTCAAACCCAACTCTATTACTGGGGAAATACTCCAACAGAACAAGATTACTATAACCTCCAAGGTATCAAATCTACTAAATCCTTTTTCACTTCACCAAGAAACCTAACCCTATTCACAAGATCATGGCTACCCTCTGCAAAAAACCCTCCACGTGGCATCATTTTTATGGTACATGGCTATGGAAATGACATCAGTTGGACATTTCAAGCAACCCCAATTCACTTAGCCAAAAATGGTTTTGCCTGTTTTGCCCTTGATCTGGAAGGTCATGGCCAATCACAAGGTCTTAAAGCTTATGTACCTAATGTTAACTTTGTTATTGATGATTGTTTGTCTTTTTACAATTTTGTCCTAACCCAAAATCCTGAATTTCAAGATTTGCCTAAATTCTTATATGGTGAATCAATGGGTGGTGCAATTTGCCTTTTGATTCACTTAAAAAGTCCTAGTATGTTTAATGGTGCAATTTTAATAGCCCCCATGTGTAAAATTTCAGATAAAGTTAGACCAAGATGGCCAATTCCACAATTTTTAACTATTCTTGCAAGATTTGCACCTACTTTGGCTATTGTACCAACAGCTGATTTATTGGACAAATCTGTAAAAGTCCCAGAAAAGAAAATTATTGGTGGGATGAATCCTAATAGGTATGTTGGAAAACCAAGATTAGGTACTGTACTTGAACTTTTGCGTGTGACAGATTATGTTAGTAGCAAACTATGTGATGTGAATTTACCATTCTTGATTTTACATGGAAGTGCTGATGTTGTAACTGATCCAGAAGTGAGTAGAGAATTGTATCAGTTGGCTAAATGCAAAGACAAGACATTGAAGATTTATGAGGGTATGATGCATTCATTGTTGTTTGGAGAGACTGATGAAAATGTTGAGATTGTTCGTAGTGACATATTGGCTTGGTTGAATGATCGGTGCTGA
- the LOC104231294 gene encoding helicase-like transcription factor CHR28 isoform X1, giving the protein MMMTDQSSQYSLPSEDSAVEFGMNFDELSMDIDDIWKIIDEDPDPSLPSMPEVFMPNDMGQVGYSDLERASFSGGQFLGHIGVSPSSNSEASDSRTGVSDGSSDSAGNSNVDGGKLEFQLGIDSPVHSFCGNLTERRPGQDNDWSTHKDNLSRCTSSNVQQERLLLSQSTIENKLRTSETLAAEETSSIEVAASPNDEPYAGFSLCQSSDTLPESWDKFPQTFHADSFSKPAALNNLDFEMLSHNDKMLNIMDGQLDHTTGIADSDTMAYENWTRTGEGVQQVPECYMTANFGVGELSAYRSGGIQTSLNNGILSSRLRDSNKVQKMFPQPLPFSGSSFLIQNHQLHRRNDKNELIGGADIPTVSGLSNSFVPAPATAFSSTDFMVYPKVENDILQYDRSSHHLDNFKKASLEKIILVPQDHHTDVKGRELPVSLSSTSMKKQFSCAMLEKGQKHSSLKFTGSRLSTTTHRGAQRSLLPQRSHSEDDDDLCILEDISAPAKANPCANGKALVALQRTTITNSFIPAEVGQMRPKSNDELVIYRAALQDLSQPKSEENPPDGLLAVPLLRHQRIALSWMVKKEKAGVPCCGGILADDQGLGKTVSTIALILKERSPSSRVSTAMARQIKTETLNLDDDDISSELDKSKLGAYSYQVNDNSSTGSKTSMHTKGRPAAGTLIVCPTSVLRQWSEELHNKVTSKANLSVLVYHGSNRTKDPIELAKYDVVVTTYSIVSMEVPKQPLVEDDDETGKGTHESPSSKKRKSPSSSKKSSSKAKKEVEKELLEATARPLAKVGWYRIVLDEAQSIKNYRTQVARACWGLRAKRRWCLSGTPIQNAVDDLYSYFRFLKYDPYAVYKQFCSTIKFPIQKHPTTGYRKLQAVLKTVMLRRTKGTFIDGEPIINLPPKRIILRKVDFTDEERDFYCRLESESRAQFAEYAAAGTVKQNYVNILLMLLRLRQACDHPLLVGGSNSGSVWRSSIEEAKKLPREKLTVLLNCLEGSLAICGICSDPPEDAVVTVCGHVFCNQCICEHLSGDDTKCPVSACKTQLSVSSVFSKAMLSDSLSDQPSLQKNPDCAGSEVAESSICSPYDSSKIKAALQMLQSLSKPKACTMRDCISRSDDEGTSPSENKCDNHAEESRMNTSSKDTTTIVGEKAIVFSQWTGMLDLLETCLKSSSIQYRRLDGTMSVLARDKAVKDFNTLPEVSVMIMSLKAASLGLNMVAACHVLLLDLWWNPTTEDQAIDRAHRIGQTRPVSVLRLTVKDTVEDRILALQQKKREMVASAFGEDETGSRQTRLTVEDLEYLFKI; this is encoded by the exons ATGATGATGACGGACCAGTCATCGCAGTATTCGTTACCATCGGAGGATTCCGCGGTCGAATTTGGGATGAATTTTGATGAGCTAAGCATGGATATTGACGATATATGGAAAATTATTGACGAGGACCCCGATCCTTCTCTGCCG AGTATGCCAGAGGTTTTTATGCCAAATGACATGGGACAAG TAGGTTATTCAGATTTGGAGAGAGCTTCATTTTCTGGGGGTCAATTTCTTGGACACATTGGAGTCTCCCCTTCTTCCAACTCAGAAGCTTCAGATTCTAGGACAGGTGTTTCAGATGGTTCATCTGATTCTGCAGGGAATTCAAATGTTGATGGTGGGAAGCTTGAGTTTCAATTAGGGATAGACTCTCCGGTACACAGTTTCTGTGGAAACCTGACTGAACGGAGGCCTGGTCAGGACAATGACTGGTCCACTCATAAGGATAATCTCTCTCGGTGTACTTCATCTAATGTCCAACAAGAAA GGTTGCTGCTAAGCCAATCAACTATAGAGAACAAGTTGAGAACCTCAGAAACATTAGCTGCAGAAGAAACATCAAGCATTGAAGTAGCTGCATCTCCAAATGATGAACCCTACGCTGGGTTCAGTTTATGTCAGAGTTCTGATACTTTGCCCGAAAGTTGGGACAAGTTTCCACAAACTTTCCATGCAGATTCTTTCTCGAAGCCGGCTGCACTAAATAACCTTGATTTTGAAATGCTGTCTCACAATGATAAGATGCTAAATATAATGGACGGACAATTGGACCATACAACTGGGATTGCAGACTCAGATACAATGGCATATGAGAATTGGACAAGAACAGGTGAAGGAGTTCAGCAGGTTCCTGAGTGTTATATGACTGCAAATTTTGGTGTTGGGGAGCTCAGTGCCTATCGTAGTGGTGGTATCCAAACATCATTAAATAATGGCATCTTGTCCTCCAGGTTAAGAGACAGCAATAAGGTGCAAAAGATGTTTCCTCAGCCTTTGCCTTTCAGTGGGTCAAGTTTCCTTATTCAAAACCACCAGTTACATAGAAGGAATGACAAAAATGAACTGATAGGTGGTGCTGATATACCTACAGTTTCTGGGCTCTCAAATTCATTTGTTCCTGCTCCTGCAACTGCTTTTTCAAGTACCGATTTTATGGTTTATCCAAAGGTTGAAAATGATATACTTCAGTATGATAGGTCTTCTCATCACCTTGATAATTTCAAAAAAGCTTCTTTAGAAAAAATCATTCTGGTTCCTCAGGATCACCACACTGATGTGAAGGGTAGAGAACTGCCTGTCTCATTATCATCAACTTCAATGAAGAAGCAGTTCAGCTGTGCAATGTTAGAAAAGGGGCAAAAGCACAGTTCTTTAAAATTTACTGGTTCTCGCCTATCTACAACCACTCATCGAGGAGCTCAGCGAAGCTTGTTGCCTCAAAGAAGCCAtagtgaggatgatgatgatctGTGCATTCTCGAGGATATAAGTGCACCTGCAAAGGCAAATCCATGTGCTAATGGCAAGGCTCTTGTTGCTCTACAGCGTACTACAATTACTAACTCTTTCATTCCAGCTGAAGTGGGACAAATGAGGCCGAAGTCAAATGATGAGCTTGTTATTTATCGAGCTGCCTTGCAG GATCTTTCTCAGCCGAAATCAGAAGAAAATCCACCCGATGGTCTTTTGGCTGTTCCTCTATTGAGACACCAG CGCATTGCTTTATCATGGATGGTCAAGAAGGAAAAAGCTGGTGTACCCTGTTGTGGTGGGATTCTTGCTGACGATCAG GGACTTGGGAAAACTGTATCAACAATTGCACTTATACTCAAAGAAAGGTCTCCATCTTCGAGAGTTTCTACAGCCATGGCCAGACAAATTAAAACGGAGACATTGAATTTGGACGATGATGATATTTCATCTGAGCTTGACAAGTCAAAGCTAGGTGCCTATTCTTATCAAGTCAATGATAATTCTAGCACAGGCAGTAAAACTTCTATGCATACAAAAGGGAGGCCTGCTGCGGGCACCCTTATCGTTTGTCCTACCAGTGTCCTTCGTCAGTGGTCTGAGGAGTTACACAATAAGGTAACAAGCAAAGCAAATCTTTCTGTCCTAGTATACCATGGTAGCAATAGAACAAAGGACCCTATTGAACTAGCAAAGTACGATGTGGTGGTCACAACTTATTCAATAGTAAGCATGGAGGTCCCTAAGCAGCCTCTTGTGGAAGATGATGATGAGACAGGAAAAGGAACTCATGAATCACCTTCTAGTAAAAAGAGAAAATCTCCTTCGAGCTCAAAGAAAAGTTCATCAAAGGCAAAAAAAGAAGTGGAGAAGGAATTGCTTGAAGCCACTGCGCGCCCTCTTGCAAAGGTGGGATGGTACAGGATCGTGCTGGATGAGGCTCAAAGCATCAAGAATTACAGAACCCAAGTAGCTAGGGCTTGTTGGGGTCTTCGTGCTAAACGTAGATGGTGTTTGTCAGGGACACCTATCCAAAACGCAGTTGATGACCTTTACAGTTACTTCAGATTTCTCAAATATGACCCATATGCAGTGTATAAACAATTCTGCTCCACAATAAAGTTTCCAATCCAGAAACATCCAACAACCGGGTACAGAAAGCTGCAAGCAGTGCTTAAGACTGTTATGCTTCGTCGCACTAAAG GTACATTTATTGATGGAGAACCCATTATCAACCTTCCACCGAAACGAATTATACTGAGAAAAGTTGATTTTACTGATGAGGAACGAGATTTCTACTGCAGACTTGAATCTGAATCACGTGCTCAGTTTGCT GAATATGCTGCTGCCGGGACAGTCAAACAAAATTATGTCAACATACTGCTGATGCTTTTACGCCTGAGACAAGCTTGTGATCACCCTCTTCTTGTTGGAGGGTCCAACTCTGGTTCTGTTTGGAGATCATCTATTGAGGAGGCCAAGAAATTACCGCGAGAGAAACTAACTGTTCTTTTGAATTGTTTGGAAGGTTCTTTAGCAATTTGTGGCATTTGCAGT GACCCCCCTGAAGATGCTGTTGTAACAGTTTGTGGACATGTCTTTTGCAATCAGTGTATTTGTGAACATCTAAGCGGCGATGACACTAAGTGTCCTGTATCAGCTTGCAAAACTCAGCTGAGCGTTTCTTCAGTTTTCTCTAAAGCAATGTTAAGTGATTCTCTATCTGATCAGCCCAGTCTGCAAAAGAACCCCGACTGTGCTGGCTCTGAAGTGGCTGAAAGTTCAATTTGTAGCCCATATGACTCATCCAAGATTAAAGCTGCTCTTCAGATGCTGCAATCTCTGTCTAAACCGAAGGCGTGCACTATGAGGGACTGCATTTCAAGATCAGATGATGAAGGAACTTCTCCGTCAGAAAATAAATGTGATAATCATGCAGAAGAATCTAGGATGAATACAAGTTCCAAAGATACAACCACAATCGTTGGAGAGAAGGCAATTGTCTTTTCTCAGTGGACGGGGATGTTGGATTTGCTTGAAACTTGTCTGAAGAGTTCCTCAATTCAGTACCGTAGACTTGACGGAACAATGTCTGTTCTTGCTAGAGATAAGGCTGTGAAAGATTTTAACACACTTCCTGAG GTATCAGTCATGATTATGTCTCTGAAAGCTGCAAGCCTTGGACTGAACATGGTTGCAGCTTGTCATGTTCTTCTCTTGGACCTTTGGTGGAACCCTACCACTGAAGATCAAGCAATCGACAGGGCGCATCGGATTGGACAGACCCGTCCTGTTTCAGTTTTGCGGTTGACTGTAAAAGATACAGTTGAAGATCGCATATTGGCTCTTCAG caaaagaaaagagaaatggTTGCTTCTGCATTCGGAGAGGATGAGACTGGTAGCCGACAGACTCGTCTCACTGTGGAGGACTTGGAGTACCTTTTCAAGATTTAA